The nucleotide sequence TTTTTCCACAGCTGCTTACCTTAAGCTATTGGATAAGTATTTTACTAAGTAAGGGAAGAAGGAGTATTTACGATCAGCTGTCGAAATGTCGAATAAAAGTGACAATATAGTTCATTTTCAATTTGGTAGCCTTTCAATGGCATAGTAATTATTCCTACATTAATAATTGCTTATATTTCTGTATGTCAAACCTATAAAGTACACTGGTATGCCAATTAGATTCAGCTTTTTAATATTGTTTTTGGGCTTAATGTCTTGTTCAGGTCCTTTTGATCATGATGTCATTATCCGAAATGGGCAAATTATCGATGGAAGCGGAAAACCTGCCTTTCTTGCTGATATTGCTATTAATGCAGATACTATTTCGGTTATTGGAGATCTTAAGGAAAAGAAAGCCCGTACAGAAATTGATGCCAAAGGACTGATAGTCGCGCCCGGCTTCATCAATATGTTAAGTTGGGCTGTGGAGTCCTTGATAGAGGATGGCCGATCCATGAGTGATATCAAACAAGGAGTAACTTTGGAGGTTTTTGGAGAGGGGAGCTCCTGGGGTCCCTTAACTCCTGCTAGCAAGAAGGAAATGAAGGATGATCAGGGCAAAATCAAATATGATATACCATGGAATACTTTGGGGGAATACCTTGAGTTTTTGGAAAATAAAGGTGTTTCAACCAATATAGCTTCTTTTGTAGGTGCTACCACACTCAGGGTGAATACTGTTGGCTATGAAGATCGGGAGCCTAGTAAGGAAGAACTGGATAGCATGAAAATGATGGTGAAGCAAGCCATGGAAGAAGGTGCTATGGGGATAGGTTCCTCCTTGATTTATGCCCCAGCTTTTTATTCAAGCACAGCGGAGTTAATTGCTCTTTGTAAGGTAGCAGCTGAATATGATGGCATGTATATATCGCATTTGCGCAGTGAAGGAAATAGGTTATTGGAAAGTCTGGATGAGTTAATACAAATTGCTGATGAGTCAGGGATAAGGGCCGAGGTTTACCATCTCAAGCAAAGTGGTGCAGAAAACTGGGATAAATTCCAATTGGTAGTCGAAAAGATTGACTCTGCAAGAAAAGCAGGGTTATATATCACCACTGATATGTATAATTATACTGCTGGGGCAACGGGACTGGATGCAGCTATGCCACCTTGGGTGCAGGAAGGAGGCTATGATGCTTGGTCTGCCCGTTTGCAAGATCCAGAAATTAGAGCTAAAGTACTTGAGGAAATGAGAACACCCGCTGAGGACTGGGAAAGTCTGATGCAGGCAGCAGGGTCTGCTGACAAGATGATATTGGTAGGATTTAAAAATGACAGCCTGAAGCATTTTACAGGTAAAACACTTGCTGAAGTTGCCGAAATTAGGGGGAAGTCCCCAGAAGAAACAGCCATGGATTTGGTGATAGAGGATGGGAGCCGGGTTGGCACGGTTTACTTTTTGATGTCCGAAGAAAACGTTAAAAATCAGATAAAATTACCTTGGATGAGTTTTGGATCAGACGCCCAGTCCATGGCCACTGAAGGGGTGTTTTTGACTTCCAGCACCCATCCTCGAGCTTATGGTAATTTTGCCAGGTTGTTGGGTAAATATGTGCGTGATGAAAAAGTAATCAATTTGGAAGAGGCCATTCATAAGCTTACTGAATTACCAGCAAGCAATTTGAAGCTCAAAAAAAGGGGGAGTTTGAAGACAGGGAATTTTGCAGATGTCGTTATTTTTGATCCACTTACTATTAAGGACAAAGCCACCTTTGACAATCCCCACCAATATGCTGAAGGAATGGTGCATGTATTTGTCAATGGCAGCCAAGTGTTGAAAGATGGTGAGCACACAGGAGCCTTTCCAGGGAGAGTTATAAGAGGTCCTGGATGGAAAGGCTGGAAGTAGTACATTTTTATTAAACGATTAGATTCATTGAAACAGAATTATCAGATCAAAAGGATTAGCCCAGAGCAAACTTGGGATTTGCGGCACAGTGTCATGTGGCCAGATAGGCCAATTGACTATGTAAAATTGGATGAGGACAAGAATGGACTTCATTTTGGTTTGGAAGTGGAGGGCAAATTAATGTCTATTATTTCTGTCTTTGTAGAGGAAGACAAAGCACAGTTTAGGAAGTTTGCTACTGACAAGCCCCATCAGGGAAAGGGATTTGGTTCACACTTATTGGCTCATGTTTTGGCATTTTTGGAAGCTGAGGAAATAAGCCTTATTTGGTGTAATGCCAGACTAGAAAAGACAGGATTTTATGAAAAGTTTGGAATGAGAAAAACCGATAAAACTTTCCAAAAAGGAGGAATAGACTATGTAATTATGGAAAAGCAAGTGGCTCAAGGTAGCATTGGTTAATGCATATTATTATAAATCGCAAATATTTGATTTGAAAGCAAATGGACATCCTTACTCAAATTATTCTTTACGCTGGTTTTTCTGGAATAACGGTATTTATTGGTGCTTTACTGGCCAATTATTTTGATCACCATATTGAACAAAGAAGGATAAAGTATGAGGTCACTCATACAGCCCAAGCGTTTGGGGCGGGTATTTTGTTTTCTGCATTGGCTTTGGTATTGGTGCCGAAGGGATTGGAGGAGTTGAGTCTGTGGCCGATGCTCATTTCATTTTCATTGGGAGCCGTCCTGTTTTTTATCATTGATAAAAAATTGGCTCATAGTGGAGGAAAAATGGCCCAGCTTTTAGCGATGCTAATGGATTTTATTCCAGAATCCATTGCTTTGGGAGCTTTATTTGCGACTGATCAGGCGACAGGGACTTTGCTGGCAGTGTTTATAGGACTGCAAAATTTGCCTGAATCCTTTAATTCATTTAGAGATGTGGTGATCAGTGGTTTTACGGTGAAAAAAACTTTAGTACTCATGTTCTTTCTGAGTTTTGCAGGAATAATTGGGGCTTTGCTGGGGTATTTTTATTTGAGTGGAAGTCCGGAAATAACTGCTCACTTAATGGTCTTTTCCAGTGGTGGCATATTGTATTTGTTATTTCAGGATATCGCTCCAGAAAGTGCTATGAAAAACCATCGATGGGGAAGTATTGGAGCCTGTTTAGGCTTCATGGTAGGAATGATAGGAGAGAAAGTCCTCTAAATTTATTTTATTTCATTGAGCTAAGATTCCGCATAAGTTTTACTTTTATCAAATGAATAAGCCATATTTTGATAATAAAGAATTTTCAGGAACAGACTTCACGGAGAAAAACATTGGATTTGGGGAATATGAGTCTTGCACTTTTAGGCAATGTAATTTTTCAAGTCAGGATTTAAGGGATATCAGCTTTATAGATTGTGAATTTTTGTCCTGTGATTTTAGCAATGCCCTGCTTCTTCATACAGCTTTTCAGGATGTCAGGTTTTTAGATTGCAAACTTTTGGGTTTGAGGTTTGATAAGTGCAATCAGTTTTTGCTGACTTTTGAATTTGATCGTTGTCAGCTTGATTTTTCCTCTTTTTATGGATTGAAGCTTCAAAAAACAAAATTCAGAGATTGTAAACTGGAATCCGTGGAGTTTGTCGAAACAGATTTGATGGCTTCCTCATTTGAAAAATGCGATTTAAGGGACGCGGTATTTGACCGGGTTAATTTGTCCAAAGTGGATTTTAGATCGGCCGATAATATTTCCATTGATCCGGAAAGGAATAATATCAAGAAGGCGAAGTTTTCACTTTCCAATATCAGGGGCTTATTGGATAAATATGATATTTCTGTGAGCTGATTAAAACCCAAAAAAGTATAGATAAAAAAATAGAGGGAAGAGCCTTACTGCTCTCCCCAAGAAATAAAATTAATTGGCGTCTTTATACTCACCCAAGAATACATTTACTCCCTTTGGCATGGGATTGCCGTTGGCTCTTCTGAGGCTTGCAATCTGGCCGCTGTGCCATATGGCATCTGTCAAAGGACCATTGATTACAATCCAAAAAGGGTAGGTGTCCCGAATACTAATTTTTTCAAGCTCTGATTCAGTCATACCTAAAAGCTGATTATAGGTTTCTTTCAGAATAAGAAGGGTTTCTTTTCTTGTTGTTTCTAAATCAATGTTTTCCTTTTTTACATAAGGATTTTGGATAACTGCATTCCTGATCACAATGCTTAATCCATATATATGTTCGATGGTTTCACCAATCGTTCTGGCTTCTTTTTCAGCCTTAAAATCATAATCAGTTTCTTTCAGGTCTTGAGAAGCATAGCGATACCTGAAGCCAAGGCTTTCTACCATTCTTGCCGCTACACTACCAGGACTATAATCATCAGGCTGCTTGGTGATATTGCTGAAGGGAAGATTTTCTGGTGATTCCATAGAACTTTGTGCTTTTGAGAAAGAGGACGATAGCCCTATTAAAACAAAAAGGACCAAATAAAATGCTTTCATTGGGATGGAGAGTTATTTAGATGAGAATAATTCTGGTAAGTGTTGGCAAAGTGAAGAGA is from Echinicola marina and encodes:
- a CDS encoding N-acyl-D-amino-acid deacylase family protein — translated: MPIRFSFLILFLGLMSCSGPFDHDVIIRNGQIIDGSGKPAFLADIAINADTISVIGDLKEKKARTEIDAKGLIVAPGFINMLSWAVESLIEDGRSMSDIKQGVTLEVFGEGSSWGPLTPASKKEMKDDQGKIKYDIPWNTLGEYLEFLENKGVSTNIASFVGATTLRVNTVGYEDREPSKEELDSMKMMVKQAMEEGAMGIGSSLIYAPAFYSSTAELIALCKVAAEYDGMYISHLRSEGNRLLESLDELIQIADESGIRAEVYHLKQSGAENWDKFQLVVEKIDSARKAGLYITTDMYNYTAGATGLDAAMPPWVQEGGYDAWSARLQDPEIRAKVLEEMRTPAEDWESLMQAAGSADKMILVGFKNDSLKHFTGKTLAEVAEIRGKSPEETAMDLVIEDGSRVGTVYFLMSEENVKNQIKLPWMSFGSDAQSMATEGVFLTSSTHPRAYGNFARLLGKYVRDEKVINLEEAIHKLTELPASNLKLKKRGSLKTGNFADVVIFDPLTIKDKATFDNPHQYAEGMVHVFVNGSQVLKDGEHTGAFPGRVIRGPGWKGWK
- a CDS encoding GNAT family N-acetyltransferase encodes the protein MKQNYQIKRISPEQTWDLRHSVMWPDRPIDYVKLDEDKNGLHFGLEVEGKLMSIISVFVEEDKAQFRKFATDKPHQGKGFGSHLLAHVLAFLEAEEISLIWCNARLEKTGFYEKFGMRKTDKTFQKGGIDYVIMEKQVAQGSIG
- a CDS encoding pentapeptide repeat-containing protein, with the translated sequence MNKPYFDNKEFSGTDFTEKNIGFGEYESCTFRQCNFSSQDLRDISFIDCEFLSCDFSNALLLHTAFQDVRFLDCKLLGLRFDKCNQFLLTFEFDRCQLDFSSFYGLKLQKTKFRDCKLESVEFVETDLMASSFEKCDLRDAVFDRVNLSKVDFRSADNISIDPERNNIKKAKFSLSNIRGLLDKYDISVS
- a CDS encoding ZIP family metal transporter, giving the protein MDILTQIILYAGFSGITVFIGALLANYFDHHIEQRRIKYEVTHTAQAFGAGILFSALALVLVPKGLEELSLWPMLISFSLGAVLFFIIDKKLAHSGGKMAQLLAMLMDFIPESIALGALFATDQATGTLLAVFIGLQNLPESFNSFRDVVISGFTVKKTLVLMFFLSFAGIIGALLGYFYLSGSPEITAHLMVFSSGGILYLLFQDIAPESAMKNHRWGSIGACLGFMVGMIGEKVL